The Candidatus Accumulibacter similis genome has a segment encoding these proteins:
- a CDS encoding tetratricopeptide repeat protein, producing the protein MRSLPSDLDTTAPAASEPPVAALDGALAQALAKARQCHQAGQLRAAEELYRAILQAQPGHAAANHGLGVLEVERAQPSAGLPHFIAALEADPQSPHHWLGYIDALLRSGQAAVAREVLALGERHGLDGTEVERLRRALAPASTAGGKGNKALHGRSERPAARAAAQPAARADTTDRSSATEIDAAIALYQRGEYAAGEVAARRLTERHPQDGRAWKILGALLKAQGRDGAALRAMRHAVELLPDDEQALSNLGLVLAALGQLAEAEGCHRRALAIRDDFAEAHYNLGNTLLAQRRHEDAATSYRRATDLRPDFALAHCNLGNALMELDRLPEAEAAYQRALALQASLADAHNNLGRSLKAQGRLPEAETSYRRALALRPDYPEASSNLGEVLTALGRLAEGEAALRQALLHKPDLAAAHYNLGNNLDEQKRTAEAESAWQSAIDSQPDFAEAMVVLAASLRARNRLDEAEAGLRRAIACRPDFAIAHYNLGNVLNQADRLDEAEASYRAAIAHAADLENAHLNLGVVLTALGRYPEADAALRQAIRLKPDYLLAHSNLLYTLSHHQAIDAATLFAEHRRFGAMIEAPLRDTRRPHDNRRDPERRLHIGLVSADFRNHAVASFIEPVLVELSGHRSLVLHAYYNHAQEDHVTQRLRQCFAHWRQVTELSDAELAERIRADGIDILIDLSGHTAHNRLPTFAHKPAPIQASWIGYPGTTGLQSIDYFLADRFFLPAGAFDDQFTERIIRLPASAPFLPFAGAPDIAPPPALARGHLTFGSFNRPTKISPQVVALWSRLLLAVPEAKMLLGAMRPDRNAERLADEFAGNGVARERLIFQPRCDMPGYLALHQQVDICLDTFPYTGGTTTLHACWMGVPTLTLAGTTVPGRAAASTLGHVGLTAFIAGDAGEFVARGRHLAANLDQLADLRAGLRERLQQSALGRPGLVAAGLERALRIIWQRWCQGLAPCSFEIDAQDPSLRAAP; encoded by the coding sequence ATGCGCAGCCTGCCGTCTGACCTCGACACAACGGCACCCGCCGCCAGCGAGCCGCCAGTCGCCGCGCTTGATGGGGCGCTGGCGCAGGCCCTCGCGAAGGCACGCCAATGTCACCAGGCGGGCCAGCTGCGTGCGGCCGAGGAGCTCTACCGCGCCATTCTGCAAGCGCAGCCCGGTCATGCTGCTGCCAACCACGGTCTCGGCGTCCTAGAGGTCGAGCGTGCGCAACCATCCGCCGGGTTGCCGCACTTCATCGCCGCGCTGGAAGCAGACCCGCAGTCGCCGCATCACTGGCTGGGTTACATCGATGCACTGCTGCGCAGCGGTCAAGCCGCCGTGGCGCGCGAAGTGCTTGCCCTCGGTGAGCGGCATGGACTTGATGGCACCGAGGTCGAGCGGCTCAGGCGTGCGCTGGCGCCGGCGTCGACCGCGGGCGGCAAGGGGAACAAGGCGCTGCACGGACGCAGCGAACGGCCGGCCGCTCGCGCTGCCGCTCAACCGGCAGCACGAGCGGACACCACAGACCGGTCGAGCGCGACCGAGATCGATGCGGCAATCGCTCTCTACCAGCGCGGCGAGTACGCGGCCGGCGAAGTTGCCGCACGCCGTCTGACGGAACGTCATCCGCAGGATGGCCGCGCCTGGAAGATCCTCGGCGCCCTGCTCAAGGCGCAGGGCCGCGATGGTGCGGCATTGCGCGCGATGCGGCACGCCGTGGAACTGCTGCCGGACGACGAGCAGGCCCTCAGCAATCTCGGCCTCGTCCTCGCCGCTCTCGGTCAGCTGGCTGAAGCTGAAGGCTGCCATCGCCGCGCGCTGGCCATCCGGGACGATTTCGCCGAGGCACACTACAACCTCGGCAATACCCTCCTGGCACAGCGGCGGCACGAGGATGCCGCCACCAGCTACCGACGGGCAACGGACTTGCGACCCGACTTCGCGCTCGCGCACTGCAATCTGGGCAATGCGTTGATGGAACTCGACCGCCTGCCGGAGGCCGAGGCTGCGTACCAGCGTGCACTGGCGCTGCAGGCGAGTCTTGCCGACGCGCACAACAACCTCGGTCGCAGCCTCAAGGCGCAGGGCCGTCTGCCGGAGGCGGAAACCAGCTACCGGCGCGCGCTGGCACTGCGGCCGGACTATCCCGAGGCGTCCAGCAACCTCGGCGAAGTGCTGACCGCCCTAGGCCGGCTGGCAGAGGGTGAAGCCGCGCTGCGGCAGGCTCTGTTGCACAAGCCGGATCTAGCCGCCGCCCACTATAACCTGGGCAACAACCTCGACGAGCAGAAGCGCACGGCGGAAGCGGAAAGCGCCTGGCAATCGGCGATCGACAGCCAGCCGGATTTCGCCGAGGCGATGGTCGTCCTCGCGGCGTCGCTGCGCGCACGGAATCGGCTCGACGAGGCCGAAGCCGGCCTGCGGCGGGCCATCGCCTGCCGCCCGGACTTCGCCATCGCGCACTACAACCTGGGCAACGTGCTCAATCAGGCCGATCGACTCGACGAAGCCGAAGCGAGCTATCGCGCGGCAATCGCCCACGCAGCAGATCTCGAGAATGCGCATCTCAACCTGGGCGTCGTCCTGACCGCACTCGGACGCTACCCTGAAGCCGATGCAGCGCTGCGGCAAGCCATTCGGCTGAAGCCCGATTACCTCCTGGCACACAGCAACCTGCTCTACACTCTCAGTCACCATCAGGCCATCGACGCCGCAACACTGTTCGCCGAGCACCGGCGCTTCGGCGCGATGATCGAGGCACCCCTGCGCGACACCCGCCGGCCGCATGACAACCGGCGGGATCCCGAACGCCGCCTGCACATCGGTCTGGTCTCCGCCGATTTCCGCAACCACGCCGTCGCCAGCTTCATCGAGCCGGTGCTGGTGGAGCTATCCGGCCACCGGAGCCTGGTGCTGCATGCCTACTACAATCATGCGCAGGAAGACCACGTCACGCAGCGGCTGCGGCAGTGCTTCGCGCACTGGCGACAGGTGACCGAGCTGAGCGACGCCGAACTGGCGGAGCGGATTCGTGCCGACGGCATCGACATCCTGATCGACCTCAGCGGGCACACCGCGCACAATCGCCTGCCCACCTTCGCCCACAAGCCAGCACCGATTCAGGCGAGCTGGATCGGCTACCCCGGGACCACCGGCCTGCAGTCGATCGACTATTTCCTCGCCGACCGCTTCTTTCTGCCGGCCGGCGCGTTCGACGACCAGTTCACCGAGCGAATCATCCGCCTGCCGGCCAGCGCGCCCTTTCTCCCCTTCGCCGGCGCACCGGACATCGCGCCGCCGCCCGCGCTGGCCCGCGGCCACCTCACCTTCGGCAGCTTCAATCGGCCCACCAAGATCAGCCCGCAGGTCGTCGCCCTATGGAGCCGGCTGCTGCTCGCCGTTCCCGAGGCCAAGATGCTGCTCGGCGCGATGCGGCCGGACAGGAACGCCGAGCGTCTGGCAGACGAGTTTGCCGGGAATGGTGTCGCGCGCGAACGACTGATCTTTCAGCCACGTTGTGACATGCCTGGCTATCTCGCGCTGCATCAGCAGGTGGACATCTGTCTCGACACCTTCCCCTACACCGGCGGCACCACCACCCTGCACGCCTGCTGGATGGGCGTTCCGACGCTGACTCTCGCCGGCACGACGGTTCCCGGACGAGCGGCAGCCTCGACTCTCGGACATGTCGGGCTGACTGCCTTCATCGCCGGCGACGCGGGTGAATTCGTCGCCCGCGGTCGCCACTTGGCTGCCAACCTCGACCAACTGGCGGATCTCCGTGCCGGACTGCGCGAACGCCTGCAGCAATCGGCGCTCGGTCGCCCCGGGCTGGTTGCAGCGGGCCTCGAACGGGCCTTGCGGATCATCTGGCAACGCTGGTGCCAGGGGCTCGCGCCGTGCTCCTTCGAGATCGACGCACAGGACCCATCGCTTCGAGCTGCGCCATGA
- a CDS encoding WbqC family protein, producing the protein MRLAIMQPYFMPYIGYWQLIAAVDRMIVLDDVAFIRRGWINRNRILVAGAPHRFSLPVRQASQNRPINEIELASDPSWWQRFRSTLAQSYRRAPFYEETQAFLEPIVSNGRGPLLPFLLRSISTVATHLEIDTPVLTSSAIDPERRSRGQERILALCANAGAAEYLNLPGGRALYDPVLFRQSGTELRFLVPRERPYPQIGGGWSPWLSIIDLLMHLGRQATRAELARCDIETPLADQRS; encoded by the coding sequence GTGCGACTGGCGATAATGCAGCCCTACTTCATGCCCTACATCGGTTACTGGCAACTCATCGCCGCAGTCGACAGGATGATCGTGCTCGATGATGTCGCCTTCATCCGGCGTGGCTGGATCAACCGCAACCGCATTCTCGTCGCCGGCGCGCCACATCGGTTCAGCCTTCCCGTGCGGCAGGCTTCGCAGAACCGCCCGATCAACGAGATCGAGCTGGCCAGCGACCCGAGCTGGTGGCAGCGCTTTCGCTCGACTCTCGCACAAAGCTATCGCCGTGCCCCGTTCTACGAGGAAACGCAGGCCTTCCTCGAACCGATCGTCAGCAACGGTCGCGGCCCGTTGCTGCCCTTCCTGCTGCGGAGCATCAGCACAGTTGCCACCCATCTCGAGATTGACACACCGGTGCTGACGTCGTCGGCGATCGACCCCGAGCGTCGCAGCCGCGGCCAGGAGCGCATCCTTGCCCTGTGCGCAAACGCCGGTGCGGCGGAGTACCTCAACCTGCCGGGCGGCCGCGCGCTGTACGATCCCGTGCTGTTTCGACAGAGCGGGACGGAACTGCGTTTCCTCGTTCCCCGCGAACGACCCTATCCGCAGATCGGCGGCGGCTGGAGCCCCTGGCTGTCGATCATCGACCTGCTGATGCATCTCGGGCGGCAGGCGACGCGTGCCGAACTGGCGCGTTGCGACATCGAGACGCCGCTCGCGGACCAACGATCATGA
- a CDS encoding class I SAM-dependent methyltransferase → MNTRAASPKTLIFPAVNRLATDYWRAARLVGEPLVLAASVAGDATRFDGQTVLRLPMIHEAGFDSGFRTLIEKHSISRIFCPVASVYSHLLTWIPEHGPGVELLGDSPIRRQVDQHRELMAQARCLRSWMSTCAAGAEVLPEIEVAGLLRQAGLVHGESSDEKLAAMIAIAASAPAGDLVEIGALMGRTALVLLYLARRYQIGPLLTVDPWQAAHAIHHDSPANIGRLVDEWDYEVLAEAFFVNLAPWSGDDHAHLRLPSDQAFAIYADGLPIATRVSVAVPFSRRIAILHVDGNHDHAAVKEDCKLWLSRLLPGGWLILDDYQWAHGDGPRRVGDELLETCRQRIERAFVCGKAMFIRLGAESSQGGMV, encoded by the coding sequence ATGAACACCCGTGCCGCCTCACCGAAAACGCTGATCTTCCCGGCCGTCAATCGACTGGCGACCGACTACTGGCGAGCAGCTCGGCTGGTTGGCGAACCGTTGGTCCTCGCCGCCTCGGTCGCCGGCGATGCGACCCGGTTCGATGGCCAGACGGTGCTGCGTCTGCCGATGATTCATGAAGCCGGCTTCGACAGCGGCTTCCGCACCCTGATCGAGAAGCACTCGATCAGCCGCATCTTCTGTCCGGTGGCCAGTGTTTACAGTCATCTGCTGACCTGGATTCCCGAGCATGGCCCGGGCGTCGAACTGCTCGGGGATTCACCCATTCGCCGGCAGGTCGACCAGCACCGCGAACTGATGGCGCAAGCCCGCTGCCTGCGATCCTGGATGTCGACCTGCGCCGCCGGTGCCGAGGTCCTGCCCGAGATCGAAGTCGCCGGCCTGCTGCGGCAGGCGGGGCTGGTCCATGGTGAATCGAGCGACGAGAAGCTGGCAGCCATGATCGCCATCGCCGCCAGTGCTCCAGCCGGCGACCTGGTCGAGATCGGCGCACTGATGGGGCGGACAGCTCTGGTTCTGCTGTACCTCGCGCGGCGCTACCAGATTGGTCCGCTGCTGACCGTCGATCCCTGGCAGGCAGCGCACGCCATCCATCATGACTCGCCGGCGAACATTGGCCGGCTGGTCGACGAGTGGGACTACGAGGTTCTTGCCGAAGCCTTCTTCGTCAACCTGGCGCCTTGGTCGGGCGACGATCATGCGCATCTGCGCCTGCCGTCCGACCAGGCATTCGCCATCTACGCGGACGGGTTGCCGATCGCGACGCGCGTATCGGTCGCCGTGCCCTTTTCGCGCCGTATCGCGATTCTGCACGTCGACGGCAACCATGATCACGCCGCCGTCAAAGAGGACTGCAAACTCTGGCTCAGCCGCCTGCTGCCGGGCGGCTGGCTGATCCTCGACGACTACCAGTGGGCGCATGGAGACGGTCCGCGGCGTGTCGGTGACGAACTGCTCGAGACCTGCCGCCAGCGGATCGAGCGCGCGTTCGTCTGCGGCAAGGCGATGTTCATCAGGCTGGGTGCCGAATCCAGCCAGGGAGGAATGGTCTGA
- a CDS encoding methyltransferase domain-containing protein, with amino-acid sequence MRLGEAEVYVCPACKQRMQVRIVQQRGEEVLEGLLACPCGAEFPIADGIPDLVFPRQLAASDLEAKLWYDANADVYDENLHLTFDTFREDEQRVRSRLVDRLELLPTQRVLELGAGSGRDSVLIADRLGAEGRLYLQDLSLAILRHSFPKMATKQVPTEFHVGNACHLPFADGVFDAVFHFGGLNTFSDIGAFFSEVNRVTKVGGKVVAGDESMPVWLRNSEFGRVLMNSNPLYRYELPLQHLPVSCREVKLEWIIGGVFYVIEYRVGEGEPFADLDFEIPGIRGGTHRTRYHGLLEGVTEEAKSMAQAACARSGKSLHRWLDEAVRRAAARDLEGR; translated from the coding sequence ATGAGGCTTGGCGAAGCTGAAGTGTATGTCTGCCCCGCCTGCAAGCAACGGATGCAAGTGCGAATCGTGCAACAGCGGGGCGAGGAAGTGCTCGAAGGGCTGCTGGCATGTCCCTGCGGCGCCGAGTTCCCGATCGCCGACGGAATTCCCGATCTCGTCTTTCCGCGTCAGCTCGCCGCCAGCGATCTCGAGGCGAAGCTCTGGTACGACGCCAATGCCGACGTCTACGACGAGAATCTGCACCTGACCTTCGACACCTTTCGCGAAGACGAGCAGCGTGTGCGAAGCCGACTGGTCGACCGACTGGAACTGCTGCCAACGCAGCGGGTCCTCGAACTCGGTGCCGGATCGGGCCGCGACTCGGTCCTGATCGCCGACCGCCTCGGGGCAGAGGGCCGTCTCTACCTGCAGGATCTGTCGCTCGCCATCCTCCGCCACAGCTTTCCGAAGATGGCGACAAAGCAGGTGCCGACCGAGTTCCACGTCGGCAACGCCTGCCATCTACCGTTTGCCGATGGCGTTTTCGACGCGGTCTTCCATTTCGGTGGTCTGAACACCTTCTCGGACATCGGCGCCTTCTTCAGCGAGGTCAACCGCGTGACCAAGGTCGGCGGCAAGGTCGTTGCTGGCGACGAGAGCATGCCCGTCTGGCTGCGCAACAGTGAGTTCGGCCGCGTGCTGATGAACTCGAATCCCCTCTACCGCTACGAACTGCCGCTGCAACACCTGCCCGTCTCGTGCCGGGAAGTGAAGCTCGAGTGGATCATCGGCGGCGTCTTCTACGTCATCGAGTATCGCGTCGGCGAGGGCGAGCCCTTCGCCGACCTCGATTTCGAGATTCCGGGTATCCGTGGCGGCACCCATCGCACGCGCTACCATGGCCTGCTGGAAGGCGTCACCGAGGAAGCGAAGTCGATGGCGCAGGCCGCCTGCGCGCGCAGTGGCAAGAGCCTGCACCGCTGGCTGGACGAGGCAGTCCGGCGGGCGGCAGCGCGTGACCTGGAAGGAAGATGA
- a CDS encoding acetyltransferase, which produces MKKLLLFGAGKIADVLSDYFNRDSDYEIVAYTCDPAFACGESYRNLPLLPFDEATRLFPPAHHELHIAVGYHELNRVRERLFLAARGRGYRLASYVSSRSWPGPDAVVGENCFVADGVSLEAGARIGDNVALWSNVVVGHHAQVGNHCWIAAGTAIGGSTVIGDRCFVALNATIGNEVVVGADSILGARTLLTKSVADKSVLVEKDTELFRLDSERFLRMSRLR; this is translated from the coding sequence ATGAAGAAACTGCTGCTCTTTGGTGCCGGGAAGATTGCCGACGTGCTGTCGGATTACTTCAACCGCGACAGCGACTACGAGATCGTCGCCTATACCTGCGACCCGGCCTTTGCCTGCGGCGAATCGTACCGCAACCTGCCACTGCTCCCCTTCGACGAAGCGACGCGTCTGTTTCCTCCTGCACACCACGAGCTGCACATCGCCGTCGGCTACCATGAACTCAATCGTGTGCGGGAAAGACTGTTTCTCGCGGCCAGAGGCAGGGGCTATCGCCTCGCCAGCTACGTCAGTTCGCGTTCGTGGCCGGGACCCGACGCGGTCGTCGGCGAGAACTGTTTCGTCGCCGACGGTGTATCGCTCGAGGCAGGTGCGCGAATCGGCGACAACGTCGCGCTCTGGAGCAACGTCGTCGTCGGCCACCACGCGCAAGTCGGCAACCACTGCTGGATCGCTGCCGGAACGGCGATCGGCGGCAGCACGGTCATCGGCGATCGCTGCTTCGTGGCACTGAACGCGACCATCGGCAACGAAGTGGTCGTCGGCGCCGACAGCATTCTCGGTGCACGCACGCTGCTGACGAAATCGGTTGCCGACAAGAGCGTCCTGGTCGAAAAGGATACCGAACTGTTCCGCCTCGACAGCGAGCGCTTCCTGCGCATGTCGAGACTGCGCTGA
- a CDS encoding amino acid adenylation domain-containing protein translates to MRYRYNLGLAFEGVAESYPERPALILAEGRSVSFADLDRLTNQLAHWISSLGLGRRDVLALFNAKTVEGHALMLAALKIGAAYVNLDDQNPPQRLAMILATCQPRLAVSDHPLPEAILHCCQSAGVPLLLLPEPAVVDRLSAARLAATGLVTGSDPAYLMFTSGSTGAPKGVAIAHASVLNFVHWARAEFGIGAGDRLSGANPLHFDNSVFDFYASLFAGAALAPLGREIVGSPADLVRHVGERGCTLWFSVPSLLIYLMTMRQLGADTWPAMRCLVFGGEGYPKAELKRLFDLFHPRARLVNVYGPTECTCICSAYTLSEGDFAQLHGLPPLGRLAPNFSALVLDEEQRLVPDGEVGELCLLGPQLALGYYHNAEHSRKRFAGNPHNSGFEERFYRTGDLVRQDEDGVFWFVGRSDNQIKHLGYRIELEEIEAALESLPQIRQAVCVYHRLRQQHGRIAAFVSSQSPVDEATMRQALRDRLPAYMIPAQIEVLAELPKNANGKLDRKQLQQRLTGD, encoded by the coding sequence GTGCGCTACCGCTACAACCTCGGCCTGGCCTTCGAGGGCGTCGCCGAGAGCTACCCCGAGAGACCGGCGCTGATTCTCGCCGAAGGGCGCTCGGTTTCCTTCGCGGATCTCGACCGGTTGACGAACCAGCTCGCGCACTGGATCAGCTCGCTCGGACTCGGCCGCCGCGATGTCCTGGCGCTGTTCAACGCGAAGACGGTCGAGGGACACGCCCTGATGCTCGCCGCTCTCAAGATTGGCGCGGCCTACGTCAACCTCGACGACCAGAATCCACCACAGCGCCTGGCGATGATTCTCGCCACCTGCCAGCCGCGACTGGCGGTCAGCGATCACCCGCTGCCCGAGGCGATTCTTCACTGCTGCCAGTCGGCAGGCGTACCGCTGCTGCTGCTCCCGGAGCCCGCCGTCGTCGATCGGCTATCCGCTGCGCGCTTGGCGGCAACCGGCCTCGTCACCGGCAGCGACCCGGCGTACCTGATGTTCACCTCCGGCTCCACGGGAGCACCCAAGGGCGTTGCCATCGCCCACGCCAGCGTCCTCAACTTCGTCCACTGGGCGCGCGCGGAATTCGGCATCGGCGCCGGCGACCGGCTGAGCGGGGCGAATCCGCTGCACTTCGACAATTCCGTCTTCGACTTCTACGCATCGCTGTTCGCGGGTGCGGCGCTGGCGCCGCTCGGACGTGAGATCGTCGGCTCGCCGGCCGACCTCGTGCGGCACGTCGGCGAACGCGGCTGCACGCTGTGGTTCTCGGTGCCGTCGCTGCTGATCTATCTGATGACCATGCGCCAACTTGGGGCCGACACCTGGCCGGCGATGCGCTGCCTCGTCTTTGGCGGCGAGGGTTACCCGAAAGCCGAGCTGAAGAGACTGTTCGACCTCTTCCACCCGCGAGCGCGTCTGGTCAATGTCTACGGGCCGACCGAATGCACCTGCATCTGCTCTGCGTACACGCTGTCGGAGGGCGACTTCGCGCAGCTGCATGGTCTGCCCCCGCTCGGCAGACTGGCGCCCAACTTTTCGGCGCTGGTCCTCGACGAGGAGCAGCGGCTGGTGCCGGATGGCGAAGTCGGCGAACTGTGTCTGCTCGGCCCGCAGCTGGCGTTGGGCTATTACCACAATGCCGAGCACAGCCGGAAGCGTTTCGCCGGCAATCCGCACAATAGCGGCTTCGAGGAACGCTTCTACCGGACCGGCGATCTGGTGCGACAGGACGAGGACGGCGTCTTCTGGTTCGTCGGGCGCAGCGACAACCAGATCAAGCACCTCGGCTATCGCATCGAGCTCGAGGAGATCGAGGCCGCCCTCGAGTCGCTGCCGCAGATCCGCCAGGCGGTCTGCGTCTATCACCGGCTGCGGCAGCAGCACGGGCGAATCGCTGCTTTCGTCAGTTCCCAGTCACCGGTCGACGAGGCGACCATGCGGCAGGCGCTGCGCGACCGCCTGCCAGCCTACATGATCCCGGCGCAGATCGAGGTCCTGGCCGAGCTGCCGAAGAACGCCAACGGCAAGCTCGACCGCAAGCAACTGCAGCAGCGCCTGACCGGAGACTGA
- a CDS encoding SDR family oxidoreductase has product MRLEGAVAIVTGAAQNIGRGIAIALAGAGCRVAAIDLDRERLETLVDERIDVLAGDAADPEQAARIVDTVNGQHGRIDILVNAAGWICSAPLYNLLDRAAGRHDIGLWEKALRMNLTTTLVMGSCVAEKMLRQRTRGVIINISSVAARGNAGQSAYAAAKAGVNALALSWAKELGGLGIRSLAIAPGFIDTSSTHAAMSEERLREWVGRIPLRRLGTADQVAQTVLFAVANDYLTGTVIELDGGLKL; this is encoded by the coding sequence ATGCGGCTTGAGGGAGCGGTGGCGATCGTCACCGGGGCGGCGCAGAACATCGGCCGCGGCATTGCCATTGCCCTGGCCGGGGCCGGCTGCCGGGTGGCGGCAATCGACCTCGATCGCGAACGGCTCGAGACGCTGGTGGACGAGCGCATCGACGTCCTCGCCGGTGACGCTGCCGACCCCGAGCAGGCGGCGCGGATCGTCGACACCGTCAACGGCCAGCACGGACGGATCGACATCCTGGTCAACGCAGCCGGCTGGATCTGCAGTGCGCCACTGTACAACCTGCTCGATCGCGCCGCCGGGCGTCACGACATCGGCCTGTGGGAGAAGGCCCTGCGCATGAACCTGACGACGACGCTGGTGATGGGTTCCTGCGTCGCCGAAAAGATGCTGCGCCAGCGCACGCGCGGTGTGATCATCAACATCAGTTCGGTCGCCGCCCGCGGCAACGCTGGCCAGAGTGCGTACGCCGCTGCCAAGGCGGGCGTCAACGCGCTCGCCCTGTCGTGGGCAAAGGAGCTTGGCGGCCTGGGGATTCGCTCCCTGGCGATTGCGCCGGGTTTCATCGACACCTCCTCGACGCATGCCGCGATGAGCGAGGAACGCCTGCGCGAATGGGTTGGCAGGATCCCGTTGCGCCGGCTCGGAACAGCCGATCAAGTGGCGCAGACCGTGCTCTTCGCCGTCGCCAACGACTACCTGACGGGAACGGTGATCGAACTCGACGGTGGCCTGAAACTCTGA
- a CDS encoding acyl carrier protein, with translation MTELLALIAAALKLPPVSIEPGTSMKNTPAWDSLAHMELIIGIEERYRVVLDADEIADMTSVASIIGQLAKRGLVDDAA, from the coding sequence ATGACTGAACTCCTCGCGCTGATTGCGGCAGCGCTCAAGCTGCCGCCGGTCTCCATCGAACCGGGCACGTCGATGAAGAACACGCCGGCCTGGGATTCGCTGGCGCACATGGAGCTGATCATCGGCATCGAGGAGCGCTATCGGGTGGTTCTCGATGCCGACGAGATCGCCGACATGACTTCGGTTGCCAGCATCATCGGGCAACTCGCCAAGCGGGGCCTGGTCGACGATGCGGCTTGA
- a CDS encoding DegT/DnrJ/EryC1/StrS family aminotransferase, with protein MEDNRTFLTRPYLPPLEEFLPYLSEIWESRQLTNGGPFHQQFEEKLRDHLGVGHVSLFANGTLALMTALQALRITGEVITTPYTFAATTHALLWNGIKPVFVDIRRDTCNLDEELVEAAITPRTTAILPVHCYGQPCAGGRLQEIADTYGLKLIYDAAHAFGVTVDGRSLLAQGDLAMLSFHATKVFNTFEGGAIVCHDLKLKQRIDYLKNFGFADEVTVVAPGINGKMNEFQAALGLLQLEHVDQAIAARMAIDRRYRQALAEVSGMECLPAIDGVRRNGGYFPVLVGPDYPLSRDQLYDRLRQWQIHVRRYFFPLISDLPMYRGIASAAPANLPVATSIARQILCLPIYPDLDPPTVDRIIDIISSP; from the coding sequence ATGGAAGACAACCGGACCTTCCTCACCCGGCCGTATCTGCCCCCGCTGGAGGAGTTCCTGCCCTATCTGTCCGAGATCTGGGAAAGCCGTCAACTGACCAACGGCGGGCCGTTTCATCAGCAGTTCGAGGAGAAGCTCCGGGACCATCTCGGCGTCGGGCATGTCTCGCTGTTTGCCAATGGCACGCTGGCGCTGATGACGGCGTTGCAGGCGCTGCGCATCACCGGTGAAGTGATCACCACTCCGTACACCTTTGCCGCCACCACGCATGCGCTGCTGTGGAACGGCATCAAGCCGGTGTTCGTCGATATCCGGCGCGATACCTGCAACCTGGACGAGGAACTCGTCGAGGCGGCGATCACGCCGAGAACGACCGCCATCCTGCCGGTGCATTGTTATGGGCAGCCCTGCGCCGGCGGGCGCCTGCAGGAGATCGCCGATACCTATGGGCTGAAGCTGATCTACGATGCGGCGCACGCTTTCGGCGTCACCGTCGACGGGCGCTCTCTCCTGGCGCAGGGCGATCTGGCGATGCTGAGTTTCCACGCCACCAAGGTGTTCAACACGTTCGAAGGCGGCGCCATCGTCTGCCACGATCTGAAGCTCAAGCAGCGAATCGACTACCTGAAGAACTTCGGCTTTGCCGACGAAGTCACAGTCGTCGCGCCGGGAATCAATGGCAAGATGAACGAGTTCCAGGCGGCACTCGGATTGCTGCAACTCGAGCACGTGGATCAGGCGATCGCCGCGCGAATGGCCATCGACCGGCGCTATCGGCAGGCGCTGGCCGAGGTTTCCGGCATGGAGTGCCTGCCGGCCATCGATGGGGTGAGGCGCAACGGCGGCTACTTCCCGGTGCTGGTCGGTCCCGACTACCCGCTGTCGCGTGACCAGCTCTACGACCGGCTGCGGCAGTGGCAGATCCATGTGCGTCGTTACTTCTTCCCCTTGATCAGCGATCTGCCCATGTACCGCGGAATCGCCTCGGCGGCGCCGGCCAACCTGCCGGTTGCGACGAGCATCGCGCGGCAGATCCTGTGCCTGCCGATCTATCCCGATCTCGACCCGCCGACGGTCGACCGCATCATCGACATCATTTCCTCGCCGTAG
- a CDS encoding EscU/YscU/HrcU family type III secretion system export apparatus switch protein translates to MPLPADDPRKTAVALAYHQADAAPRLLAKGRGLVAEQIIARAHEHGVYVHESAELVSLLMQVDLDQHIPPNLYVAVAELLAWLYQLESGQAVSPAPLFSALPAAGGGPP, encoded by the coding sequence ATGCCCCTGCCAGCCGATGATCCGCGCAAGACCGCCGTCGCTCTCGCCTACCACCAGGCCGATGCGGCACCGCGACTGCTCGCCAAGGGGCGTGGCCTGGTCGCCGAGCAGATCATCGCCCGCGCCCATGAGCACGGCGTCTATGTGCATGAATCGGCGGAACTGGTGTCGCTGCTGATGCAGGTCGATCTCGACCAGCATATCCCGCCAAACCTCTACGTCGCAGTCGCCGAGTTGCTGGCTTGGCTCTATCAGCTCGAGAGTGGCCAGGCCGTGTCGCCCGCACCTTTGTTCAGCGCCTTGCCGGCAGCAGGCGGTGGCCCACCCTGA